In a single window of the Micromonospora sp. WMMD1155 genome:
- the sigJ gene encoding RNA polymerase sigma factor SigJ, producing the protein MRDLATEFEAERGRLLAVAHRMLGSRAEAEDAVQETWLRCAGALADPTARTEIRELSAWLTTTCARICLDVLRSARVRREAYPGQWLPEPVVSPLAGGPASDGYAPDPADRAVRTDQVGAALLVVLERLAPEQRVALVLHDVFAVPFARVADVLGTTEVAARQLASRARRAVAAPDVPRHTADLAEQRRVLEAFVAATESGELDQLLRVLAPDVVFVGDSGGHFPAARRPVLGADAVGRLTLGLFGRTGRYAHRVRSRPVLVDGVLGLQMETTHSDGRPIRLVTAFAVHAGRITAIYNQLNPEKLAALVPLGDDDTWPPRW; encoded by the coding sequence TTCGAGGCCGAGCGGGGCCGGCTGCTCGCGGTGGCCCACCGGATGCTGGGCAGCCGCGCCGAGGCGGAGGACGCGGTGCAGGAGACCTGGCTGCGCTGCGCCGGGGCACTGGCGGACCCGACGGCGCGCACCGAGATCCGTGAGCTGTCCGCGTGGCTGACCACCACCTGCGCCCGCATCTGCCTGGACGTGCTCCGCTCGGCCCGGGTCCGCCGGGAGGCGTACCCGGGTCAGTGGCTTCCGGAGCCGGTGGTGAGCCCGTTGGCCGGCGGCCCGGCCTCGGACGGCTACGCGCCCGATCCGGCGGACCGGGCGGTCCGCACCGACCAGGTCGGCGCGGCGTTACTGGTGGTGCTGGAGCGGCTCGCACCTGAGCAGCGGGTCGCCCTCGTGCTGCACGACGTGTTCGCGGTGCCGTTCGCCCGGGTCGCCGACGTGCTCGGCACCACCGAGGTGGCGGCCCGACAGCTCGCCTCCCGGGCACGCCGGGCGGTCGCCGCGCCGGACGTCCCCCGGCACACCGCCGACCTGGCCGAGCAGCGTCGGGTGCTCGAAGCGTTCGTCGCCGCCACCGAGTCCGGCGAGTTGGACCAACTGCTCCGGGTGCTCGCGCCGGACGTGGTGTTCGTCGGCGATTCCGGCGGGCACTTCCCGGCGGCCCGGCGACCGGTGCTCGGCGCGGACGCCGTGGGCCGCCTCACGCTCGGTCTGTTCGGCCGGACCGGCCGGTACGCCCACCGGGTGCGGTCCCGGCCGGTGCTCGTCGACGGTGTGCTCGGCCTGCAGATGGAGACGACGCACAGCGACGGCCGGCCCATCCGCCTGGTGACCGCGTTCGCGGTGCACGCGGGGCGGATCACCGCCATCTACAACCAGCTCAATCCGGAGAAGCTCGCCGCCCTCGTGCCGTTGGGCGACGACGACACCTGGCCGCCGCGCTGGTGA